A genomic segment from uncultured Marinifilum sp. encodes:
- the mnmE gene encoding tRNA uridine-5-carboxymethylaminomethyl(34) synthesis GTPase MnmE encodes MIDQSTICAISTAPGNGAIAIVRLSGKNAIEICEKVFHSVKNKSLSAQKANTVHFGTIQDNNEIIDEVLVSLFKAPHSYTGENSIEIACHGAPFIQHRILQTLIKNGARTAKPGEFTQRAFLNGKMDLSQAEAVADLIASNSAAAHKVALQQMRGGFSNEIANLRERLLNFISLIELELDFGEEDVQFADRTQLTNLVNEIQGLIQKLVNSFELGNVIKNGVPVAIVGNTNVGKSTLLNALLNEDRAIVSDIEGTTRDVIEDTINLGGITFRFIDTAGIRTTKDRIESMGIERTYSKMRQAQIVMLLVDADKDIYQLNESITAVNRTINRETQHLVVCINKIDLIENPQEIAKNLLGLETEDKVMLISAKQKQNIDALTKELLKSVNMAKVNEQDVIVTNIRHFEALKNALGSIDRVNNGLESQIPTDFLAQDIRECLHFLGEITGDISTDEVLGNIFKNFCIGK; translated from the coding sequence ATGATCGATCAATCAACTATATGTGCAATATCAACGGCTCCGGGAAATGGAGCTATTGCAATTGTGCGTCTTTCTGGTAAAAATGCCATAGAAATTTGTGAAAAAGTATTTCATTCGGTAAAAAATAAATCTCTTAGTGCACAAAAGGCCAATACTGTGCATTTTGGCACTATTCAGGATAATAATGAAATTATCGACGAAGTATTGGTAAGTCTATTTAAAGCACCACACTCTTATACGGGTGAAAATAGTATTGAAATTGCATGTCATGGAGCTCCTTTTATCCAACATCGTATTTTGCAGACTTTAATTAAAAATGGGGCCCGCACCGCTAAGCCAGGAGAGTTTACTCAGCGTGCTTTTCTAAATGGAAAAATGGATCTTTCTCAGGCCGAGGCTGTTGCCGATTTAATTGCTTCAAACTCTGCGGCCGCTCATAAAGTGGCTTTGCAACAAATGCGAGGCGGTTTTTCTAACGAAATAGCTAACTTAAGAGAACGACTTCTTAATTTTATTTCTTTAATTGAGTTAGAACTAGATTTTGGTGAAGAAGACGTTCAATTTGCCGATCGTACACAATTAACCAATCTGGTTAACGAAATACAGGGACTAATTCAAAAACTTGTTAATTCTTTCGAATTGGGGAATGTAATTAAGAACGGTGTTCCTGTTGCGATAGTTGGAAATACAAATGTTGGCAAATCAACTCTTTTAAACGCTCTTTTAAATGAAGATAGAGCTATTGTTTCTGATATTGAAGGAACAACTCGCGATGTAATTGAAGATACCATCAACCTGGGCGGAATCACTTTTAGATTTATCGATACAGCAGGTATTCGAACTACTAAAGATCGTATTGAAAGCATGGGAATTGAACGTACCTACAGTAAGATGAGACAAGCCCAAATAGTAATGCTTTTGGTAGATGCTGATAAAGATATTTATCAGTTAAACGAATCGATTACTGCTGTAAACAGAACTATTAATAGAGAAACTCAACATCTTGTTGTTTGTATCAACAAAATTGATTTGATTGAAAATCCGCAAGAAATTGCCAAAAATTTATTAGGTCTGGAAACAGAAGATAAAGTGATGCTTATTTCGGCCAAACAGAAACAAAATATCGATGCTTTAACCAAAGAATTACTAAAATCGGTTAATATGGCTAAAGTAAACGAACAAGATGTAATCGTTACCAACATTCGTCATTTCGAAGCTCTTAAAAATGCATTAGGAAGCATCGATAGAGTTAACAATGGCTTAGAAAGCCAAATTCCTACCGATTTTCTCGCTCAGGACATACGCGAGTGTCTTCATTTTCTTGGAGAAATTACTGGTGACATATCAACAGATGAAGTTTTAGGCAATATCTTTAAGAACTTTTGTATCGGAAAGTAA
- a CDS encoding histidine kinase: protein MSISKNFIIKQKIISVLVLFSFFSFGGIIYTFHFSACLDKAHIKLVEKSEKIEIKVLDARINLDNYLQINIKESLDSSQWYLKKSKLYIIDVERMITDFRTYTSNQEKLILSDLSRLKQSISNLENKIKKYNDGLSINTSFDQFEQYFTDYEKSLHLFINETNSRLKQEIFILLLAIFIILIVSLLLIIRLTNNLIKINADLVRNTMKVEQRERRRIAMDLHDGLGALLSSIGIYGKILAKEFKKEPEALVKLNQISSLSKQALETVEEVINNLNPSVLNRYNLSESLEKLSGKINKLGKLNLTVNTDNLSGMPLKSTEVIVYRICNELINNSLRHAKASEAHLILSGYKTILIKYSDNGIGFDSAKINNSESGGMGLKNITDRISSIGGKLNIKSRPGKGFFIEIKFNINTIKHTNEIN from the coding sequence ATGAGTATCAGCAAAAATTTTATAATTAAACAGAAAATAATAAGTGTACTGGTTTTATTCAGCTTTTTTTCTTTTGGTGGTATAATCTATACATTTCATTTTAGTGCCTGTCTTGATAAGGCACATATCAAATTGGTTGAAAAATCTGAAAAAATTGAAATTAAGGTTCTTGATGCAAGAATTAACTTAGATAATTATTTGCAAATCAACATTAAAGAGAGTTTAGATTCGAGTCAATGGTATTTGAAAAAATCAAAACTTTATATTATTGATGTGGAGAGAATGATAACAGATTTTCGTACCTATACTTCTAATCAGGAAAAGCTAATATTATCTGATTTATCAAGACTTAAACAAAGTATTTCGAATCTGGAAAATAAAATAAAAAAATATAATGATGGTCTAAGTATTAATACATCTTTTGATCAATTTGAACAGTATTTTACCGACTATGAGAAAAGTTTACATCTGTTTATAAATGAGACAAATTCGAGACTAAAGCAAGAGATATTTATTTTGCTGTTGGCGATATTTATAATTTTGATAGTAAGTTTACTTTTAATTATCCGTTTAACGAATAATTTAATTAAAATAAATGCCGACTTAGTTCGAAACACAATGAAAGTAGAACAAAGAGAACGAAGAAGAATTGCAATGGATTTGCACGATGGCTTGGGTGCTTTGCTTTCTAGTATTGGAATTTATGGAAAAATACTAGCTAAAGAATTTAAAAAGGAACCTGAAGCTCTTGTCAAATTAAATCAAATTTCATCGCTATCGAAACAAGCTTTAGAAACTGTAGAAGAGGTAATTAATAATTTAAATCCATCGGTATTAAATCGATATAATTTGAGCGAGTCGTTAGAAAAACTTTCAGGTAAAATTAATAAATTAGGAAAACTAAATTTAACTGTAAATACAGACAATTTAAGCGGAATGCCTTTAAAAAGTACAGAAGTTATTGTTTATAGAATATGTAATGAGTTAATAAATAACAGTTTAAGACATGCAAAGGCAAGCGAGGCTCATCTTATTTTATCGGGATACAAAACCATTTTAATAAAATATTCGGATAATGGAATCGGATTTGATTCTGCAAAAATAAATAATAGTGAAAGTGGGGGAATGGGCTTAAAGAACATTACAGATAGAATTAGCTCAATTGGAGGAAAACTTAATATTAAAAGTAGGCCAGGAAAGGGGTTTTTTATAGAAATTAAGTTTAATATAAATACAATAAAACATACAAATGAAATCAATTAA
- a CDS encoding site-specific integrase, with protein MKVTLRKKKNKKKISLFIDYYHKGQRRFEYLGLYLYPEPKNSKESQENKRTMEIADNIYAKRVVQYQGRNYDVRNVLSGNRSFIVFFEVMTESKYGSPGNYGNWVGALRHLKIFANPNLTFNDITPEWLISFQDYLKNKAEKKNGEKLLPNSISSYYGKIRAALKEAVRQGVIETSPTARIKAPKEAETQREFLTIEELQEAAKAECEIPMLKKAFIFGCLTGLRFSDLEKLKWTDIQQSKTIGYFIRFQQKKTKAYETLPISDETYNYLDNENSTNEFVFPDLTYSAYNNTKLRKWIESAGINKYITFHCSRHTYATLQLTNDTDIYTVSKLLGHKNLQTTQIYAKIIDKKKVEAANKIKIKL; from the coding sequence ATGAAAGTCACACTCAGAAAAAAGAAGAACAAAAAGAAAATCAGTTTGTTTATTGATTATTACCACAAAGGGCAACGCAGATTTGAATATTTAGGTCTCTACCTTTACCCAGAACCTAAAAACAGCAAGGAATCCCAAGAGAACAAACGCACAATGGAAATTGCTGATAACATATATGCCAAACGAGTTGTTCAATATCAAGGTAGGAATTACGATGTAAGAAATGTACTATCCGGCAATCGTAGTTTTATTGTATTTTTTGAAGTGATGACAGAATCAAAATACGGCTCCCCTGGCAATTATGGAAATTGGGTGGGTGCATTACGCCACCTAAAAATATTTGCAAATCCAAACCTTACATTCAACGACATTACTCCTGAGTGGCTAATCTCATTTCAGGATTATTTAAAAAATAAGGCTGAGAAAAAGAATGGAGAAAAATTACTTCCTAATTCCATTTCATCCTATTATGGAAAAATTCGTGCAGCACTTAAAGAAGCAGTCCGACAAGGAGTAATCGAAACAAGTCCAACAGCTAGAATAAAAGCACCTAAAGAAGCTGAAACTCAGCGTGAATTTTTAACAATAGAAGAATTGCAGGAAGCAGCAAAAGCAGAATGCGAAATTCCAATGCTCAAAAAAGCATTTATTTTTGGATGTCTAACTGGTTTACGATTTTCAGATTTAGAAAAACTAAAATGGACCGACATTCAGCAGTCTAAAACCATAGGTTACTTTATCAGATTTCAACAAAAGAAAACAAAAGCCTACGAAACCTTACCTATATCCGATGAAACTTACAATTATCTGGATAATGAAAATTCAACAAATGAATTTGTATTTCCTGATCTAACATACAGCGCCTATAACAATACAAAATTGCGCAAATGGATAGAAAGCGCAGGCATTAATAAATACATTACGTTTCATTGCTCCCGCCATACCTACGCTACTTTACAATTAACTAACGATACTGATATCTATACAGTTTCAAAACTTTTAGGACACAAAAATTTGCAAACGACTCAAATTTATGCTAAAATTATTGATAAGAAAAAAGTAGAAGCTGCCAATAAAATCAAAATTAAACTATGA
- a CDS encoding response regulator transcription factor: protein MKSIKVILVDDHKIFRDGFRLLLQSFQYVEIIGEASDGRELLELLKTYSPDLIFMDINMPKINGVEATQKALEQFPDLKIIALTTFLDDDYLEQMLMAGVEAYMLKSAEIDEFEEAINKVNSGGNYFSKDIIDLLSDKLNTIQERKRKKQDLPSFTERETEVLNLICKGLGNKEIAEQTYLSPKTIEKHKSSLFQKTGTYNSINLVIYAFKHRLIKN from the coding sequence ATGAAATCAATTAAAGTAATATTAGTAGATGATCATAAAATTTTTAGAGATGGTTTCCGATTGTTACTTCAGAGTTTTCAGTATGTTGAAATAATTGGTGAAGCATCGGATGGAAGAGAATTATTGGAGCTCCTAAAAACTTATTCTCCCGATCTTATTTTTATGGATATAAATATGCCAAAGATTAATGGTGTAGAAGCTACTCAAAAAGCTTTAGAGCAATTCCCTGATTTAAAAATTATTGCACTTACCACGTTTTTAGATGATGATTATCTTGAACAAATGTTGATGGCAGGAGTAGAAGCTTACATGTTAAAAAGTGCCGAAATAGATGAGTTTGAGGAAGCAATTAATAAAGTAAATTCGGGTGGAAATTATTTTTCCAAAGATATTATTGATCTACTTTCGGATAAGCTTAATACAATTCAGGAACGAAAGAGAAAAAAACAAGATTTACCAAGTTTTACCGAACGCGAAACTGAAGTTTTAAACTTAATTTGCAAAGGATTAGGAAATAAAGAAATTGCCGAACAAACTTATTTAAGTCCCAAAACCATCGAAAAACATAAGAGTAGTTTGTTTCAGAAAACAGGAACATACAATTCAATTAATTTGGTAATTTATGCATTCAAACATCGTTTAATTAAAAATTAA
- a CDS encoding helix-turn-helix domain-containing protein: MSSNIEIIRICEFCDNEFIAKTTVTRFCCHKCAQKAYKRRQKAKKISKTEQAVKVQKDILQGNPILETVQKKDFLSIKETALLIGLSERTIHRLIKAEKLKVTKIGRRTIIHKTAIDKLFNL, encoded by the coding sequence ATGAGCTCAAACATTGAAATCATACGAATATGTGAATTTTGCGATAATGAATTTATTGCAAAAACAACTGTTACCAGGTTTTGCTGTCACAAGTGTGCTCAAAAAGCTTACAAAAGGAGGCAAAAAGCAAAAAAGATTTCCAAAACAGAACAAGCCGTTAAAGTTCAAAAAGACATTTTACAAGGTAATCCTATATTAGAAACAGTTCAAAAGAAAGACTTCCTTTCAATTAAAGAAACCGCATTATTAATCGGCTTAAGTGAAAGAACAATTCACAGATTAATAAAAGCAGAAAAATTAAAAGTTACCAAAATTGGAAGACGTACCATAATTCACAAAACAGCAATCGATAAACTTTTTAATCTGTAA
- a CDS encoding DUF6686 family protein has protein sequence MHLEFNNININFSNESKYHQFADYVHALNGEEIEKENVNAPYYRKILIQIGGGACNFILHKGELEDLKRLCIRRLNKKSRNFTKLEIDFSLN, from the coding sequence ATTCATTTAGAATTTAATAATATTAACATCAACTTTTCAAACGAAAGCAAGTATCATCAATTTGCTGATTATGTGCACGCTTTAAATGGAGAGGAAATAGAAAAAGAAAATGTTAATGCTCCGTATTACCGAAAAATATTAATTCAAATAGGTGGTGGAGCTTGTAATTTTATATTACACAAAGGAGAATTGGAAGATCTCAAAAGATTATGCATTCGCAGATTAAATAAGAAATCTCGTAATTTTACAAAACTAGAGATCGATTTTAGTCTAAACTAA